AGAAGCTTCCTAGGGTGAAACCACAAAGCTAATTGTGATCTCAGctctgctgcctccaggaaaaggAGAGGCAGGGACCTGCCCTGATTTATTACTAACTGGCGATAAAACGTTGTCAATTTCTCAAAGTCAGGCAACATTTACTTCTCTGTTCACAAACTTCAGGCCATGGTGGGAGAAAAATGCTTTCTCAACTGTACCcattattcttctttaaacataCGATGCATACTATGTAGTTTAGAAGTCTGGGTGAATTGAACTTTGCTTTAaatatctgtttttccattcaatGCTGATTTCGAGGATTTCGAGTTCCTTTCCCAACCCTGGCGGATCCGTGTAAGGGTCCTGTCTATGCACGGCAGGATGAGGATAAACTTGCTCACCAACACAGTGCAAGGAATGATGAGCGCTATCACGTAGGCTGAAGGAAGATACCATCTGAGAATTGAAGGACTGAGGAATCTCTTTCCCCCGTACACCAGGGTGTGGGCTGTGCACAAGATCAGAGTCAAATAACCCAGTTTGGActataagcaagaaaaaaaaatatgtacataaacatatttacattttaaagtgaAACATTCTAAACCATTTGTCAACAACCACAAAACTTTGAAACCTATAATATTTAGAACACTCTGCTAAGTACTGAAGAAGCATTAACCCTCCTTCGGAATGATaaatacttcattttaaaaaaaagattgtgcTTACAAATGACGTGGTGGTTTCATCTTAACCTGGCCAGACGGGAAAGTTTCCTAGGACTAAACTCTTTTGAGTTAGAATAAATAATGTATCTTGCCTTCTTCCTCAATGGTAAAACTCTTTCCTTGATCACTTTTTCTGAAGGCCAGAGATGAATGAGATACAGTGTGTGCTCCAGAAGCACCCCATTACTATGTTACTGACTAAAAGCAGATGCTAGCTAATTTCTATCGCAATAAAGAGCAATTGGCAAActttacttttgtttgtttgttttggcctAAATACTAAAGCTCAATGTTTATTTCTGTCTTAATGCCTTGAATAAAGGTGTTAACATGAGAAAATGTTGACTGCATTTGGTCCCTGGGAGAAACTGTGTGACTTTTGAAATTCAAATAGCTCTTTAAAAGTCAAATCTAATTTCAGTTCCAAATGGTCTATTCTTTTGTACTGGTTCACAATGAACATGCATCAGAGTCATCTGGAAGTCTTGTTAAAACGAATTGCTGGGCCatacctccagagtttctgattcattgggtctgggtggggcctggggaTTTGTGTATCTAACAAGGTCCCAGGGGATGCTGATAATGCTGGTCCAGGTACCACACTCTGAAGACCACTGGTCTATAAGAATAGTTACTAACCGCCTTTAATGAGGTGTCTGGTGGTTGATATGTGGAAAAAACCAATTTTCCCTCTTAAAGACCAGCATTGAGTCTGGTATGACGACAGTCAACCATATCTTGCTTCAAAGGTTTTAAACTTTATTTCAATATATGTCTTTCCATATCAATATGTCCATATTCTAAGGTTGATTTTCAGAAGTAGAAATTTTGTCTTTGGGTTTCTCTTTACCTTCCACCTAGTACATCTCCACACACAAAGCTTAATAGTTGTTGATGCTTTTCACTCTATAGTCTTTGCTGTGGCTCTGGGAGTAGTCAGGAATCTTGGCAAGGGATGCCCTGCTAGGAAGTCAAGCCATTATGAAATTTGCCTTTTGGTACCAGAGTTTAGCATTTTCTAATTTGAACTTGTTTCAGTTGCTATTTTTATGAGATTGCTAAAGAAGtgataaagcaaatgaaatttaTGCATAGTATGAGAGCAAAATGAGAAAACTTGTAAAGCCAGACTCATTTTGCTATATAAAGTAGGGTACATCTTGAAGTCCTTACCTGGACAAATCGGAACTCTCTCCAGTTGACCGTGTTGCTAACTGATGGTAAGGAAGTGATTCCCAAAAGTACAAATAGGAAAAATCCAAGGATTCCCAAAGATATATATGAATCATTAAGCCAGGCCGTAGAGGTACTAAATGGATTTTCTTTCTTGGTTGTTGCCTAAGAAAAATtataagcaatttttaaaaattacattttttatgaacTTCCCAAACTTTTCAAGGGACTGAAAAATACCTCTGTATGGTTTATTTACTCAAGGCAAATTGCATGACATttcttaataataatttgaaaataattatagagaaaaatatgcttagaaattatattttttgtaGAAAATGTAATTGGTTCTGCTGGGACTTTATTACAATAGTTGACTCCAGGAATTGTGTAGGGAGTTTTAATTGACCCTATACATCCTAAAACAAAGTAAACATTTACTTAAACCTTCTTTACCTTATGGTTTCTTGTTCCCCAAGCAAAACTTGATGTTCTCAAATGATTACATCCAGATTCTGTTTTTTAGCTTTATATGCTGATTATTCACACATACAAAATTTGGGTTCTTTTGTGTTTATTACGTCGTAATATAGCATCAAGTCTGTCACACCATAGATTGAGAGAAATCAGGCCCCTGTAATGTGTTCTTACCCAAGAACCTCCCATGTATCTGTTAGGGAAATAATGTAGAGAAATCCACAGAAGCACCATCAAGGAGTTATTGACTAATATACTCTGAGACTGCAGTAAGATTGATCAAAACCAATTATTTCCAAACTAGAACTGATGTATAGCACTTCCTCTGGGACTGCTTTAAGACTCCCTGAGCTGATTCTCTCTGAATTTTTTGACTATGCAGAAAACAGTATTTGACATTTGCTCAGAATTGTTTAGCTTTCTAGTTATTGAGGACACCTTCCCACAAGTCAAACATTAATGGAGTTATAAGCACCCTTTTGTGAATCTGTTTACATTCCTGTGACACATGTTTGAATAGCCCAGCTACTTATAAGATGGTTGGTTTTGACTTCCAAAAGGAAGTAGCATGCATAAAAATAGAAGCTTAAAAACACATTGGTTTACATTTATTGACTGCTCCCCAAAGGAATTCAAGTAGATATCATTAGGTTTCCTGAGCCCCCAAATCTGTCAGTTTGTCAGTATCCCAGTGAGTCCTGGGAATACAAGTGAACCTTGGAATCTAACTTTCATTCTCAATAGTTGTATGAGCTCTCAACtggatttattaaaaaaaaagagagatatgaAGTGTCTAATTctagttactttaaaaaataaagatgcttAGACGAGTGATTTTTCTATAATTGTGAAATGGACTACAATGTGGCAAGGTTCCTCTTTGATTTAAGGAATAGGACAATATAAAAGAGTAAAGATTTACCTGAGTGATGGTCATATTTCTCGACATCCATCGTACATAATAACGAATCGGAATCACAAGTGTGTAGATGACGTGAAGGAAGGCAAATCCCAGTGCTATCAAGCCAAGCTGCTTTCTGCAAAGCATCCAGTGGTCAAGCCAGTCTGGGAATCGGCGGTATTTTGTACCTCGGTACAGCTGCAGAATGGCAGCAATAACACCGGGGAGGTAAACCAATGCAAGCAGCGTAAGGGCTGCTATTGGAAAGACACGATTTGGAATGGAAATAGCCATGCGAAATGTGCTATCCTTCTTTTCATGAACATAAGGGTAGATTACTTCTCTTATAACAcagtagaaaaagaggaaggcacACAGAACAGCAGACAAATAGAAGGGGAACTTCCACAATGGAAATAGTTGCAGGGGgtagttttcaatttctttggctgCCATGAGAGATCCTTGATCCAATGGAGTAAGTCCAAGAGTACGAACAATATCCATCACTCTTTGCTTGGCTTTGCTGTCATTTCCACAGACAAACACCTAGATTAAAAAcaattaattttgtatttattctttctttagtaATTATTTTGAAAGTCTATATAAGCACCATGCAGAATAATGACGTATAGTAGTGAACTGCTTTTCAGAGAAGGATGTAGGATCAACATATTTAATGAGAAGATGTTTTAAACTTGCACATGTGTGCTAGATGTGTACCAGGGTTTTAAGTTGAAAGTGGTTTCAGTCACATCATACTGATATGATAAGACTTGGTTCTCCACAGTGTGAACAGTTTGATCTTTCTTCTGTATTTGTGGGTGCTGCATCACTAAAGGATTACTTCTAATCTCAGTGAATAAATGGAACCAGTTTCATGCAGGGTAATGGGAGTGGAAAGGATATCCATCAACAATTTAGCTATGTTATTTTCTAGTACTGACCAGAGGCCTCCAGAGAATGACACCAATGGGttccatcaaactaaaagctgAGGGTGCAGACAGTGGGAAATAAATCACAACAATTGGCTACCCTACTTGGTCAAACCCAAGAAAATTATTCATGGCACATATTAGCAGAATGAAATGTTTAGTGGGTATTTTATTTTGGACTTATATTTTGGAAACTTGGAGGTAGGTGCACATTAAAACATTCACTTTTTAAAGACTGAGTGTAAATTCATCATTTACTCTTACCTGCCGACTTGCATCCAGTGCTCCTGACTGGAGAGCCCAGGCCGAGATGGTGTTAAATGCTTTTACTACTCGGGCTCCCGGCACCAACTGAGCAAGGTATTCTGCGTTAGATTCTGGATACTGATTGATTTTGAGGTTGTTGCTGACATCAACCAATATTTTCCCATTGAGAACCTCAATTAGTTCTGTGAGAAAATCATAATGCTCTCTGTGGACTGTTATGATTATGACGTCAGATTTCTGGGCTGCTTCTGAATAGCTCAAGACCTCTGCATCGCTGGGCAGCAGACTGGACATGTGGGGGTTTCGACTTCCAAAAACAATAGAATAACCACACTGCAGCATTTTAAGTCCCAGTGATCTTCCAAAATCTCCAGTTCCAAAAATACATACAGTCTCATGCTTTTCTGAAGAATTCACAGTAAGAGGAAGTGAATCTGAAGATGTTTTCTCCATAACTGAAAGATAATAACACAGATACCCAACAAAATGTGAATGCTCTGGGCATGGAAAAATTAATAAGAATTATTTCCAGGAAACAATGATTGACTGATGTTGTTCTAATCTTCTAATGAATTATCTCAAGCGTATTCTGCACAAAATTTGGAAGGAGTAAAAATTGTCATATATATTCTCATAGGTGTCTTATTGAACAAAATCATTGGTGAAAAACTTCTTCTGTTGATAAAGAGATGCAGTCAAAAACTAAGACACTTACTGGTGGGTGTTTTAAACTATGGACATGTATTGCAATGATATTGCATTCATCGAACAGTTACGGTTCCAAAAGTTCTCAGGGCAAAATCCGACAAAGAATGGTCTAACGAGGAACTTATAGACCAATTCACTTATGTTTAGTGATACATAAATCccaaagaaaatattagcaaacagaatccagctgCTTGTTAAGAGAAAGTGCACATTGATCAAATGGGGATTATTCTAGGAATGCAAAGATTAGTTCTGTAAAttcaatattagaaaatctattaatataatttaccatattagaagatttaaggagaaaaatatgGTCATATTTATGTATGCCAGATAGACATATGTTAAAATTTGACATTTATTCTTGATTCATAGTAAAAAAGGAATAGATAAATAGTTCCTTAACATACACAGTATCTCTCTCAGCCTAAAATCTAATATCGTGCTTAAAAGAGAATTGCTAGAAACATTCGCAATAAAGTCATAAACCAGACAAATATATCTGCTAAGACCACTTTAGTTATTATTGTTTGGAAATTCTAGCTAACACAACTAGATCAGAGAAAGAAATCACAGGTATAGAAATTCAAAAGGGGTTGCAGATAATCAAATTGCAGTCTTGGAAAACTCAAGAAAGTCAACTGAAAAAGTaccatatatataaaaataattcaacatCTTGTCTGGGAACCCAATTAATGTCAATATTctccatatattaaaaaaaagtttgaagatTTAATAGAAGAAAGGGCTCTATTTAatagttgcaacaaaaagaaaatatttagaaataaacttaacaagaTAACAAGATATGTACAAGATCTCTatgaagaaagatttaaaattccCCTAAGACTCAGAGAAGAAGATTTATGTAAATTGACATGTACAGCATGTTTCTGGATGGGAAGGCTCATCTTCACAAAGATGTCAGTTTTCCCtaatttaatctataaattcTAAAAAGTAGGGTAATGAATATGGGGCTAGttctattaaatattaaaatattataaagctaaataatgaaataatgtgGCACTGTCACAGGAATAGAAAATATTCAGTGgaatagagttaaaaaaaatacagaaatggaCCTAAGCATATATAAGATATTATCTCAAGTCAATGAGAAAAAGATGGATTATTCAGTAGCTAATAATGGGACAACTAAATAGCCAATTGGAAGAAAAAGTTGAATCTATATCTTGCACTTCACTCCaaggtaaatttaaaatatattaaagatttcaatatacatatatatatatatatatatatatatatatacacacatatattttgcatatgtgtgtgaggaagattagtcctgagctaacatctgttgccaatcctcctcttttttgctgaggaacattggccctgggctaacatccgtgctcatcttcctctactttatatgttagatgcctgccatggcatggcttgatgagtggtgtgtaggtccatgcccgggatctgaacctgcaaaccccgggacgccagaagtggagcacgtgaacttaaccactatgccactgagcccgccccctaaatatatatatttttaaaaaatggaactaTAATAGAAGTAGAAGAGGCCATGGAGAATTCTTTATAACCTTAGAAGGGAAAGGCCCTTTTCTTATATCACAAATCCCTAAAACCATTAaagaataaagtgataaatgtgattacataaaaataaattatacctGCAAAGCAAAAATCACTGTAAGCAAAGTCAGAAGACAATcaacaaactggaaaaaatatttttaactcatacaaatcaataagaaaaaaaaaattgcccattAGAAAATTGGGCAAAGGATATGAGCTGACAGTTCAACCTAAGGAAATATAAAAGACTTTTCAACATAGTAAAAGATCCTTAATTTTATCcagaataaaagaaatgcaagttaaaactaaACTGAGATACTGTTATAAACCATGTGActgtgttactttttaaaagtttgtgaaatttaaattaaaaacaaaccaaccaaataaaagttcttgAAGTTTCTATGATCTAATAAAATAATCTAGGTTACTATCTATACTTTTGAAGAATATTATTCTATTAGTATTGATTGACtttttctcaaaaattcttctcttCCTAGCATTTAGCATTTAGTTTAAGCTTTcgcctaatcttttttttttggtttcttttgttcAGTTATGGGTCCTCCTCAGTGCTAAGAAGAACACTGATTATGACATGACAGACTAGGCACTTCTtgacaaatatttgtcaaatgatgtCAGAAGGATGGAATGTAGGAGTTGGAAGTAGTGGTTTACTCTGTGGACCGGGTACAGTATGAGGAACATAAGGAAGAGGAAGCTGAATGATTCAAGAGAAACCACTGGGGAAGAGtatgggagaaggagagaagtggAGGAGGATGTTTTAGAGACATTACTTCTTTCACCCAAAAGGGTTTAATGCAAAACTCAGTGAATTTGATGTGGATTTTCAAACCAGACATAATCACTATTCAATTCTTGCATAATGGATTTCATGTAGATTGTAGAGCATATGAAGCTTGCACCTTTTTAATGGGGTTTCAGAAATTTGCCCTTTCCATATTAGCCTACGGAAAACACTTGTATTCTAACCTGAGATAATCCGAAGGTGTGTACCTGTATCACAAGCAGACCATTCACGGTTTTGTAGGTAGTCAGAAGTCATGGAAGAAATGGACAAGAAATACAAGACTTTCCTGTACTTCCACAGAAACTCTGAATCATCGAATTAAGCATAACAACTGAATCATTTTATCAACTAGCCAGTGACTGATATCCTGAATGGCGTCAGGGGAGGGCATGACCGTATATGGGAAAGCACCTGGAGATGATTAAGGCCCATCACATGGAAACATACCTGTGCCTTTGAAAAATTCTTAGTAGCATCTACAAACGCAAACTAGTTTGCAATTTATGTTGGTTAGTTGCCAATCAGTTAACAACTAGTTGTTATAACTCAAAGCTTCAAACTGCTGAATGATACCTTGATTATTCTACTTTGTAGAACTGGTTTGTGAGTGTGTTGAAAGAATGTCCGTCTGCCTGGCTATCTCTTCactttttctccattcttttatcccaatatattatttttctctctcatataTTGGGATGAACGTTTGCAAGCAAAATACAGATTTGATAAAGTTGCCAGTGTCCGTAATGAGATGGATGATGTCTTTATTGACATATTCTCACTTGGATCATCTTAAATATTGCAAAGAGAAAGTGATTCCAGACTCTATTTTAACCCATTTGGCCActacattcatttattctaacctgccataaactgtttttttttttgtgagatcagccctgtgctaacatccgccaatcctcctctttttatgccgaggaagattggccctgggctaacatctgtgcccatcttcctccactttatatgggacgctgccacagcatggcttgccacgcagtgcgtcggtgcgcgcctgggatccgaaccggcgaaccccgggccgccgcagtgaagcgcgcccacttaaccacttgcgccaccgggccggcccctgttgtttttttaaatgaagctaTTCACTACACAGTACTATTTTTTGTTCCACCTCTTGCTAGCAGTGTGACGTTGGGTAAGTTACTCAAGCTTTTTGTGtctcagtgtcatcatttttaaaatgagagattGATAGTACCTACTTTAGAGACATTATGAGGATCAGATCAATTAATGTATCCTAAAACAGTTCTTGAGACATAATAAGTACTCAAGAAATTTGctgttattaatatatatattattgagtAGTCTATTAATTAGATAATTAACTTATTCATTATCTAATTAATGTAACCTTTATATATAGTCTATAAATTAAGGGTCAGTTATGCTTCTATAACTGTGATTATtggaaatacataaaatttatctGAAATAGCATTCAGTAATTCTTAAGAAGCTTCTGCTTTCCTcacatttcttataaataaaaCCCTATATGAAATGGCTTTAGGGCATATGAATTTATCAAAACACAGATGTAAAAACAGCTCAAGTGTGACCTTCTCTCATTTgtaattctttcacattttattttaatatttctctctTAAAATGCAGCTTGGCAATCCAATCTAACACACTTGGGCTGTTACCCCAaccattaaaatttattttcactcttAAACTTCCAGAGACATCACTGGGCAAATTGAAGACGCAAAAACAGTAAGGAGATATTAAAATAGCACTGGTTGATTTAATAGAAAGAAATATAGTTATTCCATTGGGCAGTTAGTTACTCCTTACCAAGTTATAGGGGTTCTAAGTTGATAATTGTGTTAGCCACATCTTGAGCTCCACTTTAAATCCTCCTCGTTCTCTTTCCAGTCCCTGGGCAGTAAATGAGCTCTGCTCAGTTTCCTCTGCCTAACAGAGGCTCACTTGGGGGCCCACATCTTGTATCTCTTGAGTTTTGTCCTGGGGCTTCTCTGATACCTGTGCCTGCTTAGCACTCAGACATGTACAACCCATGGGGCCACCATAGACCAGTGGGTGACAGGACCCCATGGATAAGTGCTTCCCCTTCCATCTTCTGGCACACAGTGCTGACATATTTCATACGGCTCCTCAGAAAGTTCCAGTGAAATAGAGAATCACTTATCTGTAGCAGCGGCCAACTTAATGCATTCTTGTCCCGTCTTTCCCACATTCCCTGCTTTATGCCCCTTGTCCCTCACTCCTGCTCCCTGGAATCACTTCCCTAATAAACTATCTGCACACAAGCCTTTTTTTGCTTGGCTCTGCTTGCAAATCGACCCAGGATAATAcaatattttgattattattattatttttttatggaaaaagaaaaattatcagaCCTAAGGTTACCATAACTGGTATAATGAAATAACATGTAAAAAATAAGAAGTTAGTAATTCTTTGGAAGAATTTAATTCTAAACTCTTGGAAAAATATCCTAATAATAGGAGTTCATAAAAGCGAGATAGATGCAAACTCTAGACCACAAGGGAGATCAAGCTGAGGGTTCATTTTACAGTAAGTACTATGTAAAGAAGGAAGTTATACCCATTTCAGACTATCTGTAACTCAGAATGCTCTCATGTTTACAAATGGATTTAGGGAGGTAGTAAGGTTTCTTGttgaaagacttaaaaaaaagtttcctaGTCCTATTGTACTCTTAGATGTAGGATGGAAGgagtaaagaaaacaagaaaggaggTAAAGAGGAAGCAGAGTTATTAAGGGAAAGATGGGTTAAAATAGTTAAAACATAACATAGtggtctcctctccttccttcagttCTTTACAAACCTCAGTTATGTAACAGGAAACACAGCAAGAATATCTCCTGGTTTGGAAAATCTCCAGGACCAGTTTTGCCTCCTATGGAAGCATCTCCCAGAGCGGCTCCTTCAGAGGAGGGCCAAGACAGGTAAAGTGATCCCACAGGGGTGTTTATGTAGATTAGAGATTGGCAACCAATGACACAGACGCAAAGGTGGCAAAGATGACTGCGAAGGCCATGGTAACAGCTGCCACTGAGAAgcttgtgtgtgtgcacgtgtgcgtgagtgagtgtgtgtgaggcATAAAAAGgggaccaggggccggcccagtggtgtagcggttaagtttgtgcactccacttcagtggcccagggctcgcaggtttggatcccaggagtggacagacgcactgcttatcaagccacgctgtggcagcgtcccggataagtagaggaagacaggcacagatgttagcccaggccaaatcttcctcagcaaaaaagaggaggattggcaacagatgttttctccaggctaatcttcctcaaaaaaaaaagcaggggacCAGGTATGGTCATGTAGAGACTTGCCCCTCATCTCCCTCTGTCTGCACATCCCACCTCAGGCCTTGCGAACCTGAGGCAGCATTCTTTTGCGATGTTCTCAACTTGGCATTCCATGAGGATATTAGGGATAGTTTGGCTTAAGCGTTTTACTTCTCTCACCACCCAGAGGTCAGAGATCAGAAAGGCCCAGGCCACTTCCAGTTTAGAGGATTCTAGCATATTAAAAACATGGAAATATCCAATCAGGATTACAAAAattgcatattttaaatgcttataaTTAAAGTATATGCTATTATGCTATtaacaaaaaaatctttttatttgaaataattatagattcacatgaaGTTGTAACGATAGTACAAGAGATCTGTGCATCCTTCACCATTTCCTCCAATGGTTACATTTTGCATAGCTATAGTGCAATATCAAAACTAGGAAACTGACATTAGTACAACAGGCGTGTATAGTTCTGTCATTTTATCCCATGTGTAGGTTCATGTATCTACTACTGCAGTCAGGATACAGAACTATTCTAGCATGACCCCTTTATAGTCATAGTTACCCCTGTCTCTGCCTCCCCTAACCCCTGgaaaccattaatctgttctctagctctataattttgtcattttgagaatgttatacaAATGAAATCACATGAAATATAACCTTTTCATATTGGCTttttttaacttagcataatgctcttgagatccatccaagttggcTCATGTATCAACAGATCCTTCCTTTTTGCTGTTAAGTAGTAGTTCATAGTATGGACTTCTTCATTTGCTTGTTTGCTATCTGTATGTCCTGTTTGGTAAAAAGTCTCTATGTCTTctgccattttctaattggattttttgttttttaactattgagtttttataattctttgtatattttagatatgagtcctttgtcagatatgtagtttttgaatattttctcccagtccataGCTTGTTTTTTCATCATTCCAACAGGGTCAtttacagagcaaaagttttaattttgatgaaattcaatttactgttttgttcttttatggattgtgcttttgatgtcatgtctaagaattcttcaccaagccctagatcttcaatattttctcataaaagttttatagtttcatattttacatttaaatccattatccattttgagttaatttttgtataaagtgtgaGGTTTAAgccaaagttctttttttttttgcctatgaatATCTAATTACCTCCCCgtcatttgttaaaaatattatccttttttcattgaattgcttttgtacctttatcaaaaatcagttgtctgCACAtgcgtgggtctatttctgggttctctattctgttccattgaactATGTGTCTACCCTCTGCCAAAACCATGCAGTCTTGAGGACTGTAGTTATATAGTGAGTCTTAAAATTGGGTAGATTGATTCTTCccactttgtttttttattctcaGAACTGTTTTAGATATTTTGGTTCCTTTGCCTTTCAATATAAGTTTTAGGATAATCTTGTCCATATCTATgcaaaattgtatattttaaatgtatatacttGACAAGTCAATGCTTTTTAACATATTCTAAAAATACTAGGCAACCTATTTGTTTTGTTTAGGACATAGTCACAGGTTGTATTAAAATATTAAGTCATACTAAAGCATAATAGCAGTGTACagatatttgataaatgaatacAAATTTAAGTTGTGTGATGGACTTCTTTTTGTCCTAGCAGTATGTTTCTGTATATGCATAGACCTCATTTGGAGaatacatcaaaataaaattctgaagTCCTGTGTATCAGCAGCCAGGGGCAAAATGACCCTTCTCCTCTCCTTATGCCCTGGACTAGATCCTATTCTCCATTCCTCTTAGTAAGAAGAACAGGGATCAACAACCCAACCACGCCCCTTCTAAAAGGTGGGCACTTTCTTGCTTTGCTCTTGGAAAATAGgccatttgttttttctaaagttttcatagaatgaagaggaaaatatataaatacttatGTACATAAGACCATTtgtagaagaaaaaggaaagaaaatcttcctctctctctggtgCAGATAGGCCTGAAAGGAAAA
The nucleotide sequence above comes from Diceros bicornis minor isolate mBicDic1 chromosome 3, mDicBic1.mat.cur, whole genome shotgun sequence. Encoded proteins:
- the STEAP4 gene encoding metalloreductase STEAP4, coding for MEKTSSDSLPLTVNSSEKHETVCIFGTGDFGRSLGLKMLQCGYSIVFGSRNPHMSSLLPSDAEVLSYSEAAQKSDVIIITVHREHYDFLTELIEVLNGKILVDVSNNLKINQYPESNAEYLAQLVPGARVVKAFNTISAWALQSGALDASRQVFVCGNDSKAKQRVMDIVRTLGLTPLDQGSLMAAKEIENYPLQLFPLWKFPFYLSAVLCAFLFFYCVIREVIYPYVHEKKDSTFRMAISIPNRVFPIAALTLLALVYLPGVIAAILQLYRGTKYRRFPDWLDHWMLCRKQLGLIALGFAFLHVIYTLVIPIRYYVRWMSRNMTITQATTKKENPFSTSTAWLNDSYISLGILGFFLFVLLGITSLPSVSNTVNWREFRFVQSKLGYLTLILCTAHTLVYGGKRFLSPSILRWYLPSAYVIALIIPCTVLVSKFILILPCIDRTLTRIRQGWERNSKSSKSALNGKTDI